The following coding sequences lie in one Loxodonta africana isolate mLoxAfr1 chromosome X, mLoxAfr1.hap2, whole genome shotgun sequence genomic window:
- the MPC1L gene encoding mitochondrial pyruvate carrier 1-like protein: protein MAAVATLLRRARDYVQTKEFREYLTSTHFWGPVANWGLPLAAFKDMKASPEIISGRMTTALFFYSLAFMRFAYRVQPRNLLLMACHGANVTAQSIQGTRYLLYHYGGSIGMTTPADSRDPSATSSSKASAAPASRPPK from the coding sequence ATGGCGGCAGTGGCGACACTACTGCGGAGGGCGAGGGACTACGTGCAGACCAAGGAGTTCCGGGAATACCTGACTAGCACGCACTTCTGGGGTCCGGTGGCCAACTGGGGCCTTCCGCTGGCCGCCTTCAAGGACATGAAGGCGTCCCCGGAGATAATCAGCGGCCGCATGACGACAGCGCTCTTTTTCTACTCGCTGGCCTTCATGCGCTTCGCCTACCGCGTACAGCCTCGAAACTTGCTGCTGATGGCGTGCCACGGCGCCAACGTGACGGCGCAGAGTATTCAGGGGACCCGCTACCTACTCTACCACTATGGTGGCAGCATCGGAATGACCACCCCTGCCGACTCTCGCGACCCTTCAGCGACCAGCTCCAGCAAGGCGTCCGCCGCCCCTGCTTCTCGGCCCCCAAAATGA
- the CXHXorf38 gene encoding uncharacterized protein CXorf38 homolog isoform X1, protein MVLSELAVRLNCPEYKNWVKAGHCLLLLRGCLQGFVGREVLAFHRDLLAAAPGLGPRAFCRGGWRCSPRARQFQPQCQVCAEWKREILSHHTNRNGDVHWGNCRPGLWPVDAWEVAKAFMPRGLADKRGPEECDAVALLSLINCCDHFMIDRKKVTEVIKCRNEIMHSSEMKVSSMWLRDFQMKIQNFLNEFRNIPEIVAVYSRIEQLLTSDWAVHIPEEDQRDGCECETGIYLSESQVNEIEMELLKEKLQEIYLQAEEQEVLPEETSTRLEMVKEFLRHNEDLRKGLTEEMQKLDSLYLQHQKQDSKEPGGEMPEERA, encoded by the exons ATGGTGCTGTCAGAGCTGGCCGTGCGCCTCAACTGCCCTGAATACAAAAACTGGGTGAAGGCGGGCCACTGCCTGCTGCTGCTGCGCGGCTGCCTGCAAGGCTTCGTCGGCCGCGAGGTGCTCGCCTTCCACCGCGACTTGCTCGCCGCCGCCCCCGGCCTGGGCCCCCGTGCCTTCTGCCGTGGCGGCTGGCGGTGCAGCCCGCGCGCCCGCCAG TTTCAGCCTCAGTGTCaggtgtgtgcagagtggaaaaGGGAGATTTTGAGCCATcacaccaacagaaatggggACGTCCACTGGGGAAACTGTCGGCCGGGGCTCTGGCCTGTCGACGCCTGGGAGGTGGCCAAG GCCTTTATGCCCCGAGGACTGGCAGACAAAAGAGGACCCGAAGAATGTGATGCCGTCGCTCTTTTAAGTCTCATCAACTGTTGCGATCACTTCATGATTGATCGAAAGAAAGTCACAGAG GTGATTAAGTGTCGTAATGAGATCATGCACTCTTCAGAGATGAAAGTATCTTCTATGTGGCTTCGAGATTTTCAGATGAAGATCCAAAATTTTCTGAATGAATTCAGGAATATCCCAGAGATTGTGGCGGTATACTCCAGAATAGAACAG CTGTTGACATCTGACTGGGCTGTTCACATCCCCGAGGAAGATCAGCGAGATGGGTGTGAATGTGAAACAGGAATTTACCTGAGTGAGAgccaagtaaatgaaatagaaatggaattactaaaggaaaaacTTCAAGAGATTTATCTTCAAGCAGAAGAGCAAGAGGTGTTGcctgaagag ACCTCAACAAGACTGGAAATGGTGAAGGAATTTCTGAGACACAATGAGGATCTTAGAAAAGGTCTTACAGAAGAGATGCAGAAGCTAGACAGCCTCTACCTCCAGCATCAGAAACAGGACTCAAAGGAGCCTGGCGGGGAGATGCCTGAAGAGAGGGCCTAA
- the CXHXorf38 gene encoding uncharacterized protein CXorf38 homolog isoform X2 translates to MPRGLADKRGPEECDAVALLSLINCCDHFMIDRKKVTEVIKCRNEIMHSSEMKVSSMWLRDFQMKIQNFLNEFRNIPEIVAVYSRIEQLLTSDWAVHIPEEDQRDGCECETGIYLSESQVNEIEMELLKEKLQEIYLQAEEQEVLPEETSTRLEMVKEFLRHNEDLRKGLTEEMQKLDSLYLQHQKQDSKEPGGEMPEERA, encoded by the exons ATGCCCCGAGGACTGGCAGACAAAAGAGGACCCGAAGAATGTGATGCCGTCGCTCTTTTAAGTCTCATCAACTGTTGCGATCACTTCATGATTGATCGAAAGAAAGTCACAGAG GTGATTAAGTGTCGTAATGAGATCATGCACTCTTCAGAGATGAAAGTATCTTCTATGTGGCTTCGAGATTTTCAGATGAAGATCCAAAATTTTCTGAATGAATTCAGGAATATCCCAGAGATTGTGGCGGTATACTCCAGAATAGAACAG CTGTTGACATCTGACTGGGCTGTTCACATCCCCGAGGAAGATCAGCGAGATGGGTGTGAATGTGAAACAGGAATTTACCTGAGTGAGAgccaagtaaatgaaatagaaatggaattactaaaggaaaaacTTCAAGAGATTTATCTTCAAGCAGAAGAGCAAGAGGTGTTGcctgaagag ACCTCAACAAGACTGGAAATGGTGAAGGAATTTCTGAGACACAATGAGGATCTTAGAAAAGGTCTTACAGAAGAGATGCAGAAGCTAGACAGCCTCTACCTCCAGCATCAGAAACAGGACTCAAAGGAGCCTGGCGGGGAGATGCCTGAAGAGAGGGCCTAA